A genomic region of Catalinimonas niigatensis contains the following coding sequences:
- a CDS encoding IS1182 family transposase produces the protein MVGKKTFESKTHFSFSLEERVPEDNLYRKLKEAIDWDFLYEAVELHYGTCGHQSIDPVVFFKLMLVGYLENVTSDRAIIRTSELRLDILYFLDYNLDEDLPWHSTLSRTRQRLPKEIFEKCFELVLKLCIEAGMVEGDIQAIDAAYVEANACLENMQAKDTQLDWQKYIQIFKSQDPCTTKEFSSNTDTMYALPKEKKRLRSNKSHYSPADPDSRMAKKKGKPCKLYHLASMSVDTFKHVITHINANFADEKDSRHLLEIAKETRSRLQVLDIKMHKILADGGFSSGANYAALEADHLEGYVSLYGQYNKQREGFTYDAKHDIYICEQGRKLSNKGVKSDGGYFNYHYRSSVTDCKDCPVKQTCCGKSPRKKMTFTAFRNHYDRMEKRLKSPLGRRMKKLRMSTVEPVFGRCGTEA, from the coding sequence TCATTTCTCTTTTTCTTTAGAGGAACGAGTGCCAGAGGATAATTTATACAGAAAGTTAAAAGAGGCAATAGATTGGGACTTTCTTTATGAAGCTGTGGAACTTCACTATGGTACTTGTGGCCATCAGTCCATAGATCCGGTAGTATTTTTCAAGTTAATGCTCGTAGGCTATCTTGAAAATGTTACTTCTGATAGAGCAATTATCAGAACTAGTGAATTAAGGTTAGATATACTCTATTTTTTAGATTACAACTTAGATGAGGATTTGCCTTGGCATAGCACATTATCTCGTACTAGACAGCGCTTACCTAAAGAGATATTTGAAAAGTGCTTTGAGCTGGTATTGAAACTTTGTATTGAAGCTGGCATGGTGGAAGGGGATATTCAGGCAATCGATGCAGCATATGTAGAGGCAAATGCTTGCTTAGAAAATATGCAGGCTAAGGACACTCAGTTGGATTGGCAAAAGTATATCCAGATATTCAAGAGTCAAGATCCGTGTACTACGAAAGAATTTTCTTCCAATACTGATACTATGTATGCTTTGCCTAAAGAAAAGAAGCGCCTGAGATCTAATAAAAGTCATTATAGTCCTGCTGACCCAGATTCTCGTATGGCTAAAAAAAAAGGTAAACCTTGTAAGTTATATCATTTGGCCAGTATGTCAGTAGACACTTTTAAGCATGTAATCACTCATATTAATGCCAATTTTGCTGATGAAAAGGATTCTCGTCATCTCTTAGAGATAGCTAAAGAAACAAGAAGTAGACTGCAAGTACTGGATATTAAAATGCATAAAATATTAGCAGATGGAGGCTTTAGCTCGGGAGCAAATTATGCAGCTTTAGAAGCTGATCATTTAGAAGGTTATGTTTCTTTATATGGTCAATATAACAAACAGAGAGAAGGATTTACTTATGATGCTAAGCATGATATTTATATATGTGAACAAGGCAGAAAGCTGTCTAACAAAGGAGTCAAATCTGATGGTGGATACTTTAATTATCATTACCGCAGCAGTGTGACTGACTGTAAGGACTGCCCAGTTAAACAAACATGTTGCGGAAAAAGCCCTCGCAAAAAGATGACTTTTACAGCTTTTCGTAATCATTATGACCGTATGGAAAAGCGCTTGAAAAGCCCTTTAGGGCGTAGAATGAAAAAATTAAGAATGTCTACCGTAGAGCCAGTCTTTGGCCGCTGTGGAACAGAAGCTTAA